A single window of uncultured Methanobrevibacter sp. DNA harbors:
- a CDS encoding winged helix-turn-helix domain-containing protein, whose product MIKKDDMSIISLLARSKKRINVLKSLEKEDKIPSKISKDINDNSNHVSKYLKTLKEADLVECLNEEDKRYRFYSITDKGKYYLDKVEKDYND is encoded by the coding sequence ATGATTAAAAAAGATGATATGAGCATCATATCTCTGCTGGCAAGGTCCAAAAAAAGAATAAACGTTTTAAAATCCCTTGAAAAGGAGGATAAGATTCCTTCAAAAATCAGCAAGGATATTAATGACAACAGCAATCACGTGTCAAAGTACTTAAAAACACTAAAAGAAGCGGATTTAGTGGAATGTCTTAATGAAGAAGACAAAAGGTACAGATTCTACAGCATAACCGATAAAGGCAAATATTATCTTGACAAAGTAGAAAAAGACTACAATGACTAA